The following are from one region of the Mangifera indica cultivar Alphonso chromosome 14, CATAS_Mindica_2.1, whole genome shotgun sequence genome:
- the LOC123195904 gene encoding zinc finger BED domain-containing protein RICESLEEPER 1-like, giving the protein MKLQLTNSLNERVSHRFMETFDTNFFSSEIFFEVVSVLWENDIMIKVGKLRDYYMISSNKCQFELAVNKVKSMGKMVTLLHYDSGYVLEKFELLSWAMRYEEVFCELEHIDPDFKSINFDWEDAAFLHNICRVLMDLANDFLEWKCPESKLANECFLMVYRSFLKMQQLKNSEYKYFCLVALVWREIFDQYSNNLKLALVITVILDPRFKQDIVQHFYKEIYDDEADLHFNQILSDVRNIYNEYAKDFNSSSVVRSYAFPQHANEVVSSKLEFDQYLTDSKVSPCEEFDILEWWSFNSLTYPTLATMAHDFLCIPFVYPEDIIDRLEDEVPNIFSFCCLDADLKYALGCTKAWLNEFESL; this is encoded by the coding sequence ATGAAGCTACAGCTTACCAATTCACTTAATGAAAGAGTTTCACACCGTTTCATGGAGACCTTTGATACAAATTTTTTCTcaagtgaaattttttttgaagtaGTAAGTGTGTTGTGGGAAAATGATATTATGATCAAGGTGGGGAAACTTAGAGACTACTACATGATATCATCAAACAAATGTCAGTTTGAATTAGCAGTAAATAAAGTTAAGTCCATGGGTAAAATGGTAACTTTGTTGCACTATGATTCCGGATATGTTCTTGAGAAATTTGAACTGCTTAGTTGGGCAATGAGATATGAAGAAGTATTTTGTGAACTGGAGCATATAGATCCTGATTTcaaatctatcaattttgattGGGAGGATGCAGCTTTCCTGCACAACATTTGCAGAGTGTTAATGGATCTGGCAAATGATTTTTTGGAATGGAAATGTCCTGAATCTAAGTTGGCAAATGAGTGTTTCCTTATGGTTTATCGATCATTTTTAAAAATGCAACAATTAAAGAATAGTGAATATAAGTACTTTTGCCTTGTTGCATTAGTTTGGAGAGAAATTTTTGATCAATATAGCAACAACTTAAAGTTGGCATTAGTAATCACAGTGATTCTGGATCCAAGATTTAAACAGGATATTGTACAACATTTCTACAAAGAAATCTATGATGATGAGGCAGACTTGCACTTCAATCAAATCTTGAGTGATGTTAGAAATATTTACAATGAATACGCAAAGGATTTCAACAGTTCTTCCGTGGTGAGATCATACGCATTTCCACAGCATGCAAATGAGgttgtttcttcaaaattagAATTCGACCAATATTTGACAGATTCCAAAGTTTCTCCATGTGAAGAGTTTGATATACTGGAATGGTGGAGTTTTAATTCTCTGACTTATCCAACACTAGCTACAATGGCTCATGATTTCTTATGCATTCCTTTTGTTTATCCTGAAGATATTATTGATCGTTTGGAGGATGAAGTTCCGAATATTTTTAGCTTTTGTTGTTTGGATGCCGACTTAAAATATGCTTTGGGATGTACAAAAGCGTGGTTGAATGAGTTTGAAAGTCTGTAA